A genomic segment from Bradyrhizobium sp. CB1015 encodes:
- a CDS encoding cobyric acid synthase: MARALMIQGAGSDVGKSLIVAGLARAFTRRGLRVLPFKPQNMSNNAAVTVDGGEIGRAQAMQALAAGVEPHTDMNPVLLKPETDVGAQVVVHGKRIATARAREYAAMKPSLMGAVLESFERLKARADLVLVEGAGSPAEVNLRKSDIANMGFARKADVPVVLVGDIDRGGVIAQLVGIKTVIDPDDAAMISGFVINKFRGDPTLFDDGYRLIEQKTAWRGLGVLPWFTRAGELPAEDALGLRDARKPGQCKIACLALSRIANFDDLDPLKLEPGVDLVMVRPGEAIPGDVRLVIIPGSKSTRGDLAFLRAQGWDIDLLAHHRRGGHVLGLCGGYQMLGRSVADPEGIEGSAGDTPGLGLLDVETVMSPQKTLTRVAAVHAATDQPIQAYEIHIGRTDGPDRARPFAKLDGKPEGAISRDGRVQGSYLHGLFTSDDFRRAYLAKLGIPAGDEPYHDRVESALEALADHIETHLDVEGLLALAR; encoded by the coding sequence ATGGCACGCGCATTGATGATCCAGGGGGCGGGCTCGGACGTGGGCAAGTCGCTCATCGTCGCCGGCCTTGCGCGCGCCTTCACGCGGCGCGGCCTGCGCGTGCTGCCGTTCAAGCCGCAGAACATGTCGAACAACGCCGCCGTGACCGTCGACGGCGGCGAGATCGGCCGTGCCCAGGCGATGCAGGCGCTTGCCGCCGGCGTCGAGCCGCACACCGACATGAACCCGGTGCTGCTCAAGCCCGAGACCGATGTCGGCGCGCAAGTCGTGGTCCATGGCAAGCGCATCGCGACCGCACGCGCGCGCGAATACGCGGCGATGAAGCCGTCGCTGATGGGCGCGGTGCTGGAGAGCTTCGAACGCTTGAAGGCGCGGGCCGATCTGGTGCTGGTCGAAGGCGCCGGCAGTCCGGCCGAGGTGAATTTGCGCAAGTCCGACATCGCCAATATGGGCTTCGCCCGCAAGGCGGACGTGCCCGTCGTGCTGGTCGGCGACATCGACCGTGGCGGCGTCATCGCCCAATTGGTCGGCATCAAGACGGTGATCGACCCCGACGATGCCGCGATGATCTCCGGCTTCGTCATCAACAAGTTCCGCGGCGATCCCACCCTGTTCGACGACGGCTACAGGCTGATCGAGCAAAAGACTGCATGGCGCGGCCTCGGCGTGCTGCCCTGGTTCACGCGTGCCGGCGAGCTGCCGGCCGAGGATGCGCTGGGCCTGCGCGACGCGCGCAAGCCCGGCCAATGCAAGATCGCCTGTCTCGCACTGTCGCGGATCGCCAACTTCGACGATCTCGATCCGCTCAAGCTCGAGCCGGGTGTCGATCTCGTGATGGTGCGGCCGGGGGAAGCGATCCCGGGCGACGTGCGCCTCGTCATCATTCCCGGCTCCAAATCCACGCGCGGCGATCTCGCCTTCCTGCGCGCGCAGGGCTGGGACATCGACCTGCTCGCGCACCACCGCAGGGGCGGCCATGTGCTCGGCCTCTGCGGCGGCTATCAGATGCTGGGACGCAGCGTCGCCGACCCCGAAGGCATCGAGGGATCCGCGGGCGACACGCCGGGCCTCGGACTTCTCGATGTCGAGACGGTAATGAGCCCGCAAAAAACGCTCACGCGTGTTGCGGCCGTGCACGCGGCGACGGATCAGCCGATCCAGGCCTACGAGATCCACATCGGGCGAACCGACGGCCCGGATCGCGCCCGTCCCTTCGCGAAGCTGGACGGCAAGCCCGAAGGCGCCATCTCGCGCGACGGACGTGTGCAGGGCAGCTATCTGCACGGCCTGTTCACGTCGGATGATTTCCGCAGGGCCTACCTCGCCAAGCTCGGCATTCCCGCGGGCGACGAGCCTTATCACGACCGGGTCGAAAGCGCGCTCGAGGCGCTGGCCGATCACATCGAAACCCATCTCGACGTCGAAGGCCTGCTCGCTCTAGCGCGCTAG
- the cobO gene encoding cob(I)yrinic acid a,c-diamide adenosyltransferase yields the protein MTSEPDTQTAEQTDARHAQKMAKKKAARDKIMATKSGEKGLIIVHTGAGKGKSSSAFGMIVRCVAHGFPCAVVQFIKGAWDTGERRLLTGHFGDLCQFHAMGEGFTWETQDRARDIAAARAGWEKAKELILDANLRMVVLDEINIALRYDYLDVAEVVDFLTTQKPPMTHVVLTGRNAKDELIEIADLVTEMTLVKHPFRSGIKAQAGVEF from the coding sequence ATGACGTCTGAACCGGATACCCAAACAGCCGAGCAAACCGACGCCCGGCACGCCCAGAAAATGGCGAAGAAGAAGGCCGCCCGCGACAAGATCATGGCGACCAAGAGCGGCGAAAAGGGCCTGATCATCGTCCATACCGGCGCCGGCAAGGGAAAATCCTCCTCGGCCTTCGGCATGATCGTCCGTTGCGTCGCGCATGGCTTCCCTTGCGCGGTGGTGCAATTCATCAAGGGCGCCTGGGATACCGGCGAACGGCGCCTGCTCACCGGCCATTTCGGCGATCTCTGTCAGTTCCACGCGATGGGCGAAGGTTTCACCTGGGAGACGCAGGACCGTGCCCGCGACATCGCCGCCGCACGCGCCGGCTGGGAGAAAGCCAAGGAGCTGATCCTTGACGCGAACTTGCGCATGGTCGTGCTCGACGAGATCAACATCGCGCTCCGCTACGATTATCTCGACGTCGCGGAAGTCGTCGACTTCCTGACGACGCAGAAGCCACCGATGACGCATGTCGTGCTCACCGGCCGTAACGCCAAGGACGAGCTGATCGAGATCGCCGACCTCGTCACCGAGATGACGCTGGTGAAGCACCCGTTCCGTTCCGGCATCAAGGCGCAGGCCGGCGTCGAGTTCTGA
- a CDS encoding DUF1636 domain-containing protein has product MTVTLHVCITCRAGQTLGEGETTPGKRLHGAILEAGVPEGVSVVPVECLSACSQGCSVALSAPGRWSYVYGRLSDANAQDVVAGAAAYAAAPDGIVPWRSRPEIFRKQSLARIPPIAVVPEAAE; this is encoded by the coding sequence ATGACCGTCACACTTCATGTCTGCATCACCTGCCGCGCCGGCCAGACGCTTGGCGAGGGCGAGACGACGCCCGGCAAGCGTCTGCATGGCGCGATCCTCGAGGCCGGCGTGCCCGAGGGCGTCAGCGTGGTTCCCGTCGAATGCCTGTCGGCCTGCAGCCAGGGCTGCTCGGTCGCGCTCAGCGCGCCCGGCCGCTGGTCCTATGTCTATGGCCGCTTGTCGGATGCGAATGCGCAGGACGTTGTTGCAGGCGCCGCGGCCTACGCTGCCGCGCCCGATGGAATCGTGCCCTGGCGGAGCCGGCCGGAAATCTTCCGCAAGCAGTCGCTTGCCCGCATTCCCCCTATTGCCGTCGTGCCGGAGGCCGCCGAATGA
- the cobW gene encoding cobalamin biosynthesis protein CobW, whose protein sequence is MNSLAKVPVTVVTGFLGSGKTTLIQHLLSNAGGKKLAVLVNEFGSEGVDGEILKSCADANCPEENIVELANGCICCTVADDFIPTMEQLLARPVRPDHILIETSGLALPKPLLKAFDWPEIRSRITVDGVIALADAEAVAAGRFAPDPAAVEAQRAADENLDHETPLSEVFEDQIACADIVLLTKADLAGAAGIEAAKAAITAEMPRRVPMLTVTDGAIDARVILGLGAAAENDFAARPSHHDGEEEHEHDDFASVVIDLPEVADIEALVASVQKLAREQNVLRAKGYIAVAGKPMRLLLQAVGERVRHQFDKPWGAGLRQSKLVVIGEHGDIDEAAIKAGLAVSRLGI, encoded by the coding sequence ATGAACTCGCTCGCAAAAGTCCCGGTTACGGTGGTCACCGGTTTTCTCGGCTCCGGCAAGACGACGCTGATCCAGCATCTGCTCAGCAATGCCGGCGGCAAGAAGCTCGCGGTGCTCGTCAACGAGTTCGGCAGCGAGGGCGTCGACGGCGAGATCCTGAAGTCCTGCGCCGATGCGAACTGCCCGGAGGAGAACATCGTCGAGCTCGCCAATGGCTGCATCTGCTGCACCGTCGCCGACGATTTTATTCCGACGATGGAGCAGCTCTTGGCGCGGCCGGTGCGGCCCGATCACATCCTGATCGAGACCTCGGGACTGGCATTGCCGAAGCCGCTGCTGAAGGCGTTCGACTGGCCGGAGATCCGTTCGCGCATCACGGTCGACGGCGTGATTGCGCTGGCCGATGCCGAAGCTGTCGCCGCCGGCCGCTTCGCGCCGGATCCGGCTGCGGTCGAAGCGCAGCGCGCGGCGGACGAAAATCTCGATCACGAGACGCCGCTGTCGGAAGTGTTCGAGGACCAGATCGCCTGTGCCGACATCGTGCTGCTGACCAAGGCCGACCTTGCCGGCGCCGCCGGAATCGAAGCCGCAAAGGCCGCGATCACCGCCGAGATGCCGCGCCGCGTGCCGATGCTGACCGTCACCGACGGCGCGATCGATGCGCGCGTCATCCTCGGCCTTGGCGCGGCGGCCGAGAATGATTTCGCCGCGCGGCCCTCGCATCATGATGGCGAGGAGGAGCATGAGCATGATGATTTCGCCTCCGTCGTGATCGATCTTCCGGAGGTGGCCGATATCGAGGCGCTGGTCGCATCGGTGCAGAAGCTGGCGCGCGAGCAGAACGTGCTGCGGGCCAAGGGCTATATCGCGGTCGCGGGCAAGCCGATGCGCCTGTTGCTGCAGGCGGTCGGCGAGCGCGTGCGCCACCAGTTCGACAAGCCCTGGGGCGCGGGTCTCAGGCAGTCAAAACTCGTCGTGATCGGCGAGCATGGCGATATCGACGAGGCAGCCATCAAGGCAGGACTTGCTGTTTCAAGGCTTGGTATCTGA
- the cobN gene encoding cobaltochelatase subunit CobN produces MHVVFRESRGLEETATPRDIGQDPADLVVLSYSDSDLAAFAAGWRRGQGSLPSLRLANLAELRHPLSVDTYIERTLSQARGILVRLIGGESYWPYGLAALQQLAKDRNIVLAVLPADGRDDTRLDAYSTLPVSTLRRLKVLCDTGGPVAAQAAIAQLALASGLYAGPVIGEMAVPEMGFYDPARGVIAAPAGGEGKPRVLVTFYRSYLTAADTGPVDALIAALREKGFDACGAFVTSLKAPGVADWLRVHLAQHPAAAIVNATAFSALGDDGTTPFDAASCPVFQVALSTARREDWAESLRGLSPGDLAMHVVLPEVDGRLFAGVVSFKTAGQRDPDLQFSHLAHRPDEERVNAVAARIAAWRRLAEKPIGEKRLAIVLSNYPGRRHQIAHAVGLDALASVEALISDVAEVGFDVAPVDALGEKLLKQSSAWNVADYRAELSRLPQSLQDDLAQVWGAVENDPSCCDGAFHFAAIQCGRSIIAVQPERGDAASRDADYHDLARTPRHAYVAFYLWLRQQGCDAVVHMGAHGTLEWLPGKSVALSQACWPEALIGDLPVIYPFIVNDPGEAAQAKRRIGAVTIGHLPPPLETSAVPEGLRRLERLLDEYSTADGLDPARRQRLIAAIRDEARAAGLEDDLGLDASAAPAEAIPRIDRFVCDLKESQFGDGLHVFGRGACGEAERDALRASLAGQRVAPGPSGSPYRGRQDVLPTGRNLFAVDPRAVPTPSAHAQGIKLAEELLRRHLQDHGDWPKGLVVDLWGSATMRTAGEEFAMALHLAGLAPRWDHASGRVTGYDIVAPAELGRPRIDVTLRVSGLFRDVFAGLAQLFEAGAEALAARDEEGDENPYRHRAPRVFAPRPGQYGVGLSAIPDAFTPETREAAGEAWLSASSWAFSADGAMQPDRAGIEHRLASADAFVHVQDLPETDLLMAADYAAHEAGIAAAAAHLGAGAPSLYHLDATRPGEPHARTLTEEISRVVRARAANPAWIAGMMRHGFRGAAEITATLEHMAAFAHLAGAVPPHLFDLYYDATLGNDAVRAFMARENSAALAAMETCFTRLHEASLWRTRRNSIAAALREAS; encoded by the coding sequence ATGCACGTCGTCTTCCGCGAGAGCCGCGGTCTCGAGGAGACCGCGACGCCAAGAGACATCGGCCAGGACCCGGCCGATCTCGTGGTGCTCTCGTATTCGGATTCCGACCTTGCCGCGTTCGCGGCCGGCTGGCGGCGTGGACAGGGCAGCCTGCCGTCGCTGCGGCTCGCCAATCTCGCGGAGCTGCGCCATCCGCTGTCGGTCGACACCTACATCGAGCGCACGCTGTCGCAGGCGCGCGGCATATTGGTGCGCCTGATCGGCGGTGAATCCTATTGGCCCTATGGGCTCGCAGCGCTCCAGCAACTCGCGAAGGACCGCAACATCGTGCTCGCCGTGCTGCCGGCGGACGGTCGCGACGACACGCGGCTGGATGCGTACTCGACCCTGCCGGTCTCGACACTGCGTCGGCTCAAGGTGCTCTGCGACACCGGCGGCCCGGTCGCCGCGCAAGCGGCGATTGCGCAGCTGGCGCTGGCCTCAGGGCTCTATGCCGGACCGGTCATCGGGGAGATGGCCGTGCCTGAGATGGGATTCTATGATCCCGCGCGCGGCGTCATTGCCGCGCCGGCGGGCGGCGAGGGCAAGCCGCGTGTGCTCGTGACGTTCTATCGCTCCTATCTCACGGCCGCCGATACGGGACCGGTCGACGCCTTGATTGCGGCGCTGCGCGAGAAGGGATTTGACGCCTGCGGCGCGTTCGTCACCTCGCTGAAGGCGCCAGGCGTTGCCGACTGGCTGCGTGTGCATCTGGCGCAACATCCCGCGGCGGCGATCGTCAATGCGACGGCGTTCTCGGCGCTTGGCGATGACGGTACGACGCCGTTCGATGCCGCGTCCTGTCCGGTATTCCAGGTCGCGCTCTCGACGGCGCGGCGCGAGGATTGGGCGGAATCGTTGCGCGGCCTGTCGCCCGGCGATCTCGCGATGCATGTTGTGCTGCCCGAGGTCGACGGCCGCCTGTTCGCTGGCGTGGTGAGCTTCAAAACGGCCGGTCAGCGCGATCCCGATCTGCAGTTTTCGCATCTGGCGCACAGGCCCGACGAGGAGCGCGTCAACGCCGTTGCCGCGCGCATCGCGGCCTGGCGGCGCCTCGCGGAGAAGCCTATCGGCGAGAAGCGGTTGGCGATCGTGCTCTCGAACTATCCGGGTCGGCGGCACCAGATCGCGCACGCCGTTGGTCTCGATGCGTTGGCGTCGGTCGAGGCGTTGATCTCCGATGTCGCGGAGGTCGGCTTCGACGTTGCGCCGGTCGATGCGCTCGGCGAGAAACTGTTGAAGCAGAGCTCGGCTTGGAACGTCGCCGATTATCGCGCCGAACTCTCGCGTCTTCCGCAATCTCTTCAGGACGATCTCGCGCAGGTCTGGGGCGCGGTGGAGAACGATCCGAGCTGCTGCGACGGCGCGTTCCACTTCGCGGCGATTCAGTGCGGCCGGTCGATCATCGCAGTTCAGCCCGAGCGCGGCGATGCGGCCTCGCGCGATGCCGATTATCACGATCTCGCCCGCACGCCGCGCCACGCCTATGTCGCGTTCTATCTCTGGCTCCGGCAGCAGGGCTGCGATGCTGTCGTGCATATGGGCGCACATGGCACGCTGGAATGGCTGCCCGGGAAATCCGTGGCGCTGTCGCAAGCGTGCTGGCCGGAGGCGCTGATCGGCGATCTCCCTGTCATCTATCCCTTTATCGTCAACGATCCCGGCGAGGCCGCGCAGGCCAAGCGACGCATCGGTGCGGTCACGATCGGCCATCTGCCGCCGCCGCTGGAAACATCTGCGGTGCCGGAAGGTTTGCGTCGGCTCGAACGGCTGCTGGACGAATATTCGACCGCCGACGGTCTCGATCCCGCCCGTCGCCAACGCCTGATCGCGGCGATCCGTGACGAGGCGCGTGCGGCGGGTCTCGAAGACGATCTCGGTCTCGATGCATCGGCCGCACCGGCCGAAGCCATCCCGCGCATCGACCGCTTCGTCTGCGACCTCAAGGAGAGCCAGTTCGGCGACGGCCTGCACGTGTTCGGCCGCGGCGCCTGCGGCGAAGCGGAGCGGGACGCTTTGCGCGCCTCGCTCGCGGGGCAGCGCGTTGCGCCGGGACCATCGGGCTCGCCCTATCGCGGCCGCCAGGACGTGCTGCCGACAGGGCGCAATCTCTTCGCCGTCGACCCGCGTGCGGTGCCGACGCCCTCGGCGCATGCACAGGGGATAAAACTCGCCGAAGAGCTGCTGCGCCGCCACTTGCAGGACCATGGCGACTGGCCGAAGGGCCTCGTCGTCGACCTCTGGGGCTCGGCGACGATGCGCACCGCAGGCGAAGAGTTTGCGATGGCGCTGCATCTGGCCGGCCTCGCACCGCGCTGGGATCATGCGTCCGGCCGCGTCACCGGTTACGACATCGTCGCGCCGGCCGAGCTCGGCCGTCCGCGCATCGACGTCACGTTGCGCGTATCCGGCCTGTTCCGCGATGTCTTCGCGGGTCTCGCGCAATTGTTCGAAGCCGGCGCCGAGGCGCTCGCGGCGCGCGACGAGGAGGGCGATGAGAATCCCTATCGCCACCGCGCGCCCCGCGTGTTCGCGCCGCGGCCCGGACAATACGGCGTCGGCCTCTCGGCAATCCCGGATGCCTTCACGCCGGAGACGCGCGAGGCCGCAGGCGAAGCCTGGCTGTCGGCATCGTCCTGGGCGTTCTCTGCCGATGGCGCGATGCAGCCGGATCGCGCAGGTATCGAACATCGTCTCGCGTCCGCCGACGCTTTTGTCCATGTCCAGGACTTGCCCGAAACCGATCTGTTGATGGCCGCTGACTATGCCGCGCATGAGGCGGGAATCGCAGCGGCAGCCGCGCATCTCGGGGCAGGCGCGCCGTCGCTCTATCACCTCGATGCGACACGGCCCGGCGAGCCGCATGCGCGCACGCTGACGGAAGAGATCTCGCGTGTCGTCCGGGCGCGCGCGGCCAATCCGGCCTGGATCGCCGGCATGATGCGTCACGGCTTTCGCGGCGCCGCCGAGATCACCGCGACGCTGGAGCACATGGCCGCCTTCGCGCATCTCGCCGGCGCCGTGCCGCCGCATCTGTTCGACCTCTATTACGACGCGACGCTCGGCAACGATGCCGTCCGCGCCTTCATGGCGCGCGAAAATTCGGCGGCTCTCGCCGCAATGGAGACCTGCTTCACACGCCTGCACGAAGCCTCGCTCTGGCGAACCCGCCGCAATTCGATTGCGGCGGCGCTGCGGGAGGCCTCATGA
- the cobG gene encoding precorrin-3B synthase encodes MSAATVKGWCPGALRPMQSGDGLVVRVRPFGGRLEAPQISGLAELAERFGNGLIDVTSRANLQIRGVKEDGHRPLLDGLARLALLDPDADIEARRNILVTPFWSRGDETQSLAAELEKALADSGLALPTKFGFAIDDGRSRVLAGDSADIRIERDRSGGLLVRADGARLGRSVDRGQAVSVALALASWFIISGGANGGRGRMAAHIASGAVLPQSLRGETEPAPVMAAMRPGHYPQGAMVGVAFGQMLHATLHQFSGCGHALRMTPWRMVLSEGKREMPSGAGLITEPYDPALRVIACSGAPRCREAHADTRALAAALAPRMAADARLHVSGCGKGCAHSGNSAVTLIATRAGFDLVRDGSTRDAPVLRGLNGADIVSDPSILVGGN; translated from the coding sequence ATGAGCGCGGCCACGGTCAAGGGTTGGTGTCCCGGCGCGCTGCGCCCGATGCAATCGGGCGACGGGCTCGTGGTGCGTGTACGTCCGTTCGGCGGGCGTCTTGAAGCGCCGCAAATCTCCGGGCTTGCGGAACTCGCCGAGCGCTTCGGTAATGGTCTGATCGACGTCACGAGCCGGGCCAATCTGCAGATCAGGGGCGTGAAGGAGGACGGCCACCGGCCGCTGCTCGATGGTCTTGCGCGACTGGCCCTGCTCGATCCCGATGCCGACATTGAAGCTAGGCGCAACATCCTGGTGACGCCGTTCTGGAGCCGCGGCGACGAAACGCAGTCGCTTGCAGCGGAGCTCGAGAAGGCGCTTGCCGATTCCGGCCTTGCGCTTCCCACCAAGTTCGGCTTCGCCATCGATGACGGGCGGTCGCGCGTTCTCGCCGGCGATTCCGCCGACATCCGCATCGAGCGCGACCGCTCGGGCGGTCTCCTGGTGCGGGCCGACGGCGCCAGGCTCGGCCGCTCCGTCGATCGCGGCCAGGCTGTGAGTGTGGCGCTGGCGCTCGCAAGCTGGTTCATCATCTCCGGCGGTGCGAATGGCGGGCGTGGGCGCATGGCAGCCCACATCGCATCCGGCGCCGTGTTGCCTCAATCGTTGCGCGGCGAGACCGAACCGGCGCCCGTGATGGCCGCGATGCGGCCCGGACACTATCCGCAAGGCGCGATGGTCGGCGTCGCGTTCGGGCAGATGCTGCACGCGACGCTTCATCAGTTCTCCGGTTGCGGCCATGCGCTGCGCATGACCCCGTGGCGGATGGTCCTCAGTGAGGGCAAGCGCGAGATGCCGAGCGGGGCGGGCCTAATCACCGAGCCCTATGACCCGGCGCTGCGCGTCATCGCCTGCAGCGGCGCGCCGCGCTGCCGTGAAGCCCATGCCGATACGCGCGCGCTCGCAGCAGCGCTCGCGCCGCGCATGGCCGCCGATGCACGGCTCCACGTCTCTGGCTGTGGCAAGGGCTGCGCCCATTCCGGCAACTCTGCGGTCACGCTGATTGCGACGCGCGCCGGGTTCGATCTCGTCCGCGACGGCTCGACCCGCGACGCGCCGGTCCTGCGCGGGCTGAATGGCGCGGATATCGTCAGCGATCCCTCCATCCTGGTCGGAGGAAACTGA
- a CDS encoding precorrin-8X methylmutase — MPHTYETDGAAIYRQSFATIRAEADLARFTPDEEQVVVRMIHAAGMVGLEAHIRFTPDMAKAARAALQKGAPILCDARMVLEGITRARLPAANAVICTLGDPAVPALSQSMRNTRSAAALELWRPHLAGAIVAIGNAPTALFHLLNMLEDRDCPRPAAIIGCPVGFVGAAESKAALMADPPAPALTVEGRLGGSAITVAAVNALASRSE, encoded by the coding sequence ATGCCGCACACTTACGAGACCGACGGTGCAGCGATCTACCGGCAATCTTTCGCGACCATCCGGGCCGAGGCCGATCTTGCGCGCTTCACGCCGGACGAGGAGCAGGTGGTGGTGCGGATGATCCATGCCGCCGGCATGGTCGGCCTGGAAGCGCATATCCGCTTCACGCCTGATATGGCGAAAGCCGCGCGCGCGGCCTTGCAGAAGGGCGCGCCGATCCTGTGCGACGCGCGCATGGTCTTGGAAGGCATTACGCGCGCGCGATTGCCCGCGGCCAATGCCGTGATCTGCACTCTCGGCGACCCCGCCGTGCCCGCCCTGTCGCAGTCCATGCGCAACACGCGCTCGGCCGCGGCGCTGGAACTGTGGCGGCCGCATCTTGCTGGCGCGATCGTCGCGATCGGCAATGCACCGACCGCGCTGTTTCATCTGCTCAACATGCTGGAGGATCGCGACTGCCCGCGGCCGGCGGCGATCATCGGCTGTCCCGTCGGCTTCGTCGGCGCGGCCGAGTCCAAGGCCGCGCTGATGGCCGATCCGCCGGCACCTGCACTGACCGTCGAAGGCCGCCTCGGCGGCTCCGCCATCACGGTGGCTGCTGTGAACGCGCTGGCGAGCCGGAGCGAATAG
- a CDS encoding precorrin-2 C(20)-methyltransferase — MGRIICCGLGPGDPDLMSVRADRTVRAAQHVAYFRKKGRPGQARRIVEGMLAAGVTEYPMEYPVTTEIAFDSPGYVQLLAGFYDEWAERLARLSRAVDVVVLCEGDPYFYGSFMHLHARLQGRVEIEVIAGIPGMVGCWNGVGQPIALGDDVTTVLMGTLPEAELERRMRDSDALVVMKTGRNLAKVRRALAAAGRLDDAWLVERGTMPGERVVRLAEIDAADCPYFAIVLVHGKGRHLDAAE, encoded by the coding sequence ATGGGACGCATCATCTGCTGCGGTCTCGGCCCCGGCGATCCTGATCTGATGAGCGTGCGCGCCGATCGTACCGTGCGTGCCGCACAACACGTCGCCTATTTCCGCAAGAAGGGCAGGCCGGGTCAGGCGCGCCGCATCGTCGAGGGCATGCTCGCTGCCGGCGTCACCGAATATCCCATGGAATATCCGGTAACGACGGAGATCGCCTTCGACAGCCCTGGATACGTTCAGCTGCTCGCCGGCTTCTACGACGAATGGGCCGAGCGCCTGGCGCGGCTTTCGCGCGCGGTCGACGTCGTCGTGCTCTGCGAGGGCGATCCCTATTTCTACGGATCGTTCATGCATCTGCACGCGCGCCTGCAGGGCCGCGTCGAGATCGAAGTAATTGCTGGTATTCCCGGCATGGTCGGCTGCTGGAATGGCGTCGGACAGCCGATCGCGCTCGGCGACGACGTCACGACGGTGCTGATGGGGACGCTCCCCGAGGCCGAGCTCGAACGTCGCATGCGCGATTCCGATGCGCTGGTCGTCATGAAGACCGGCCGCAATCTCGCAAAGGTGCGCCGCGCGCTCGCAGCCGCCGGGCGGCTGGACGATGCCTGGCTGGTCGAGCGCGGGACCATGCCGGGCGAACGCGTGGTGCGGCTCGCCGAGATCGATGCGGCCGACTGTCCCTATTTCGCGATCGTGCTCGTGCACGGCAAGGGCCGGCATCTGGACGCCGCCGAATGA
- the cobJ gene encoding precorrin-3B C(17)-methyltransferase, with product MTGTLTIAGLGPGSDALVTPEVTAALAAATDILGYAPYVARVPPRAGLTLHPSDNREELQRASEALRLAAEGRQVVVVSSGDPGVFAMASAVFEALERAPQWRDLPIRVLPGVTAMLAAAARAGAPLGHDFCAINLSDNLKPWAVIEKRLRLAAEADFAIAMYNPRSASRPEGFGRALAVLREARCGDRLVIFARAISAADEKIEIVTLNEAQPEMADMRTLVILGNSQTRRVGRWVYAPRRVE from the coding sequence ATGACGGGCACGCTGACCATCGCGGGCCTCGGGCCCGGCAGTGACGCGCTGGTGACGCCGGAGGTCACCGCTGCGTTGGCCGCCGCGACCGACATTCTGGGCTATGCGCCCTATGTCGCGCGTGTGCCGCCGCGAGCTGGGCTCACCCTGCATCCCTCCGACAATCGCGAAGAGCTGCAGCGTGCGAGCGAGGCCTTGCGGCTCGCCGCCGAAGGCAGGCAGGTCGTGGTCGTCTCATCCGGTGATCCCGGCGTGTTCGCGATGGCCTCGGCCGTGTTCGAGGCGCTCGAACGGGCGCCGCAATGGCGGGATCTGCCGATCCGCGTGCTGCCCGGCGTTACCGCGATGCTGGCGGCCGCCGCGCGTGCCGGCGCGCCGCTCGGCCATGATTTCTGCGCGATCAACCTTTCCGACAATCTCAAGCCGTGGGCCGTGATCGAGAAACGCCTCCGCCTCGCGGCGGAAGCCGATTTTGCCATCGCGATGTACAATCCGCGCTCGGCGAGCCGGCCGGAAGGATTCGGCCGGGCGCTGGCGGTGCTTCGCGAGGCGCGCTGCGGCGACCGTCTCGTGATCTTCGCGCGCGCGATCAGCGCGGCTGATGAAAAGATTGAGATAGTGACGCTGAACGAGGCGCAGCCCGAGATGGCTGACATGCGTACGCTGGTGATCCTCGGCAATTCGCAGACGCGCCGCGTCGGCCGTTGGGTCTATGCGCCGAGGCGGGTAGAATGA
- a CDS encoding cobalt-precorrin-6A reductase, translating to MIRALILGGTADASLLAAEIARAGIDAVYSYGGRTRAPADQPLPTRIGGFGGVSGLAGYIRREGITHVIDATHPFAAEMSRNAAAACTETGTPLLALERAPWIKASADTWIEVADVNAAVAALPEAPANVFLAIGRQHIAPFASKPQHGYTLRFVDPPDAPLPFAADVIVSRGPFTLHSELAMMRTRGIAWIVARNSGGDGARAKIQAARRLGLPVIMISRPQLPERRRVERVTDAMQWLGHSTRLGA from the coding sequence ATGATTCGCGCCCTCATTCTGGGTGGAACGGCCGATGCGAGCCTGCTCGCTGCGGAGATCGCGCGCGCCGGCATCGACGCCGTCTATTCCTACGGCGGTCGCACCCGCGCGCCCGCCGACCAGCCGCTGCCGACCCGCATCGGCGGGTTTGGCGGCGTGAGCGGACTGGCCGGCTACATCCGCCGCGAAGGCATCACCCACGTGATCGACGCGACGCATCCCTTCGCCGCGGAAATGAGCCGCAACGCTGCTGCGGCTTGCACGGAGACGGGCACGCCGTTGCTTGCGCTGGAGCGCGCGCCCTGGATCAAGGCGTCCGCCGACACCTGGATCGAGGTGGCGGATGTCAACGCCGCCGTCGCCGCGCTGCCCGAGGCGCCGGCAAACGTGTTCCTCGCCATCGGCCGTCAGCACATCGCGCCATTCGCGTCGAAGCCGCAGCATGGTTATACGCTGCGTTTCGTCGATCCGCCCGACGCGCCCCTGCCCTTCGCGGCTGACGTGATCGTGTCGCGCGGACCGTTCACGCTTCATAGTGAGCTGGCGATGATGCGCACACGCGGCATCGCGTGGATCGTTGCCCGCAATTCCGGCGGCGACGGCGCACGCGCCAAGATCCAGGCGGCCCGCAGGCTCGGCCTTCCCGTAATCATGATCTCGCGGCCGCAGCTGCCCGAGCGCCGACGGGTCGAGCGCGTCACCGACGCGATGCAATGGCTCGGTCATTCTACCCGCCTCGGCGCATAG